The genome window TTTATGGGACGAAATCGCCTTCTCGATGCTGGCTATTGCTGTTGCACCATATTCTGATGCCAGCTTTTCTGCCTTTCCGATAAGTACGTCGGTTATGCTGACCGTCGCGCCTTTGGACGTCAGTATCCTCACCGCATCCGTTCCGACAAGACCGGCGCCGACTACCAGAACATTCTTGCCCTTCAGTCCGCCCGCCGCGCCGTCCAGCGCTTCTGCGTATCCGGCCGCGGTCGCGAACGAGTTGTCTGAATACACTCCCGTCCTCCGGTTGTATGCTATATATCTGACATCATCGGCCGTAAACAGGATGTCCGCCTCCTTCTCGAGGGCCTCGTATATGCCGTCGATGTCCGTCCTGGATGTCACAAAGCTCCTGAATCCCATGGACTCCAATATCGCGCTTACGCTCTGCGAGAATCCGCCGATGACCCCGAGCCCCGCCGTGATAGGGACCGATGCCGTGACATATTTTGAAAGGTCGTACTTTTCCGGGTCTTCGCCGATCGCTCTGAAAGCCAGTGTCTTGAGGTCCATTCCGACCGCCTGACGGAGGTCCTCGCTGCGTTTCCTGGCCGTCCTCGGTATTTCGTCGATCATATCCTCGGTGAGCCTTGTCATCAGACCAGCTCCGGGCTTCCGTCGTCGAATGCCTTCGCTTCTGATTCGCATATCATGCGATCGCGTACCGCCATGCGTTTTCTGTCGGCGTCTGCCTCGTCGCGCCCCTCCGTTATGACCGTAGCATGCCATTCCGCCTTTCCCGGCTCATAGTCGGTTATCATGCGGTCGGACCCGAACAACCCTGCGCATATCCGGGGGTTCCTTATGTGTCCGAACTCCTTTTCGCCGCTGGTGCTCAAGATGCCGTTTCTGAAGACGTAATGTTCATAGACGCCGGCCCTGCGGGTATTTTTTCCCGATGGAACTTTGCCCATCGCGCAGTCCGCAAGCTCCTTCAGCAGGTTGATTCCTGAACCGGCGTCTATCGCTGCGGGAGTCTGGCTGGGGATCCTTGCATCGATCTCGAGGACCCTCAGCCCTCTGGGGGTGTCGATGGCCTCCATATCCATCAAAGCTTTCAGATGCATCAGTTCGGCTGTCTTTCTGCAAACGTCCCTGAACATCTCGTCCTCCTCATGAGAGATGATATCAGGGTTGCATCTTACCATCTTGCAGTCATATTTCCTGTCCAAGACAACTTCGGTCGTAACATATGCGCGTGCCTTCTCGCCGTTACCGATGGCCTCGATCGAAATACTCCTTCCCGATACAAATTCCTGAACGATAGGGACATCGTTGAGTTCGCTGACCTTTCTCAATCCGGCCTGACGTTCCTCTTCGTTTCTTGCCGCGGTTACGCCGACGCTCCCGCTCTGGCACGATGGTTTGACTATAACTGGGAAACCGCATTCGGGCCAAGGTCTCGGAAGAGGCACGCCCGCCTTGTCCATAAGTATATTTGAACGCTCTTTCGAGCAGGATATTTCATACGACTTCATGTCGAAAAGCAACGGTATCCCTGTGCCTTTGAGTTTCAGGTCCAATAGCTTGAGCAGGTCCAGCTCCTCGCATGCCGGGATCACTGCATCGCAGTCGGAGAATATCTTCATTGCCGAATCCGGGTCCTTGATAGGGTCCATGACGTGAGCCTCGTCGGCAAGTGAAAGTGCCGGTGCATACGTTTTTCTGTCTATTACGACGGTCTCGTATCCCGCCCTCTTAGACAGATAGACCGCTTCCATGCCCTGGAGGGCACCGCCTACTATCGCAAGTCTCATCCTAGTGCCTCCTCAGCTCCGCCTTCTTGCCGTCCATGAACGACTGGAACTCGGCGTTGGTCGCAGGGCGCTTGCCGATGTCGTCAAGAATTTTGAACACATTGTCGACGGAACGGTTTCCGTTCTCTATGTCCAGTTCATGCTGTGCCACGCCGGCGAGTTTTCTGTTCGGGGGGACGATGGATGTTATCAGATTTGCGCCCGCATTTAGCCTGTCGACCATGCCCGATATACCTTCGACATCCAATGTTGCCGGAATTATACGGTCAGGATACATTATCCTCATTATCGCAATGGACAGGAGCTCGTTCGTCGAGTCGGTCGCGTTAAGCGTTTTCATGGGAGTGCCCTCCTGGGGAACAAATGTCATAGCCCTTATCTGCTCGCAACCCTGCGGCCCCATCCTCATAACGAAATCGGCACGGTCATCGACAGATTCTCCAAGCCCTACCATCATTCCGTCCTCGGTCAGCATACCTGATTCTTTGGCCCATCTCCTGACATCGATACGTGTCTGATAGTCCTGCTCCAATCTGAGCTTCTTGAAGAGTTCCAGATTGTATGTTTCTTGATAGCATGCATACCAGTCGGCCCCTGCCTCCTTCATCTTAGGGAACGTTGCCTTGGGCACCGCGCCCGGCGATACCATTATCCCGATATCTACCGCATCTCTTACGGATTGAATGACATTTATCAATCTGGCACATTCGTCCTTGTACATCACGGGGTCCTCGCCCATCGTGAGATCGGCCAGATTTATGCCTGCATCCCTCAGATTTTCAGAGAGCTCGACTATCTCCTCCGTGGACTTTCTGTACCTCTCCAGTCCGCTGGTCCTCCTGAAATAGCAGAACGAGCAGTTGTTTTTGCAATATGTGGAAAAGTAAACGAAACCGTAAGTGAATATCTTCTTACCGTATTCCCTGTCTCTTATGTTTCGGGCGGTCTCGAAGAGGATTTCTTGTTCTTTCGCATCCGCGTTAAAAAGCCTTACAACATCGTCGTAAGTAAGCCCCTCCCCGGCCGCTGACCTGTCTAATATTTCCTGTACATCCGTAAAATCACCTCAGTCTATTTTGCGTCCGTTCATATATGTCAGGCTGCGCCCGGTCTTACGTACGCTGTTCTTTCCGTTTTTCATGGCCAAGAGACGTTCGAGGCCGAAGCCTATCCCGCACCATGGCTCGTGAATATCGTGTGCCGCATCCAAGATGTGCGGCCCGACGGCGCCCGATGCCACCTCTACGCCATCGACCTCTACGTCAAGCGTTTCCACGTAGACGTCCGATTCCTCGCGTGCCGTCTCGTACTTCATCCCTACAGTGTCCATCACAATATCGATGAACTCTCTGAGATCGGCCACCGGATCTTCTATCTGCCCCTGCTCGACGAGATTCAGCATCGTGAATTCTTCCAGGTGCCTTCCGCTGTGGGATTCTTTTCTGAAGCACGATCCTATCTCGAAGAACCTTATCGTATCGTCGGTGTGGTCTCGAAGCTTCCTCATGTAATAGTAAAGATTGGGTGCCAGCATCGGCCTGAGGCACCTCTTGCTGTCTATGAAGAAAACTTGCCTGTAGAGCGGGTGGTCTTCTGTTATAGTCATCTTGGCCAGCGCTGCCTTGGATATTATCGTGGGAGTCCTCACTTCGACGAATCCGGCATCCATCAGCGCCTTGCTGAGCTCCCTCTCCAACTGGACGAGGTCGTGCCCGCGCGGATTTGAAACCATATCCTTGATAGCGGCATCGTTGGCAGACATCTCGGCCGCCATAAGTTTGGTGAAGGAGATGTCCCTCTCGGCTGCGTCAGAAAATTCTGAAAGGTCAACAGGGCCGTCGCCGTACTCTCTGAGCTTTTGTATTTGCGATTCTGTGTAGCGAACGACCATTTGATCACTTTATTCCGTTGATGGCGAGAGACCGGGGTGTCGATCCCCGCTAGCGAGGCTCTAGAGGCCAGCTGGTCGCCGGACCGTCCCCCACGCGCAAGTAGTTTACCTGTAAACATATAATAACTATCTAAACTATTGCATTTGTCCATCTAATTGTATTTGAACTTATGCATTCCAATATTAATAAAATGCGATGTGCCAGCTACAAAGAATGAAATCTTTTGCGGCTTCAATATATGCTCATATCCAGGCCGCAACGGCCCATAGTGCGGACTGCCCTGTTGTATACGTTGATGTAATCATCGGTAGGGAGTATCGTGTTAACATCATAGCATTCCTGAAACCGCTTTCCCGCCGGCGCATGGGAAAAGTCCCGTTCATAGAGGCCGACCAGTTTTTTTAGAACTTCATTCACTTCGGCCACGTCCATACCTGCCGTGGAACCGGCGACCTCCCCCATCATCCTGGCCTCCATTCCGGTAGTCCTGTCCTGAGTGACCCCTTTTGATGAAGCCACACCGGAGATCAATTCCCTGCCCGACGCAGTATCGGTCATTGACTGTGCGGCCGTTTCCAGCAGGCACATCTCTGTACAGGGCCCTGCCAAGGTGTAGTACTGGTTACCAAGCAGTAGATTGGTGTTTTTGTCCAATGCCGCGCAAGCGTGGGCCGCGATCTGCAGAGTCTCCCTGGTCGTAGTGGTCCCCCATCTGATATGAATCGGACCGTCCAGATGTATATCGCAGTTGAACAGCGCAAAAGAAGCTATCATTGTTGCCACATCGCATATGGCCGTCTCCTCCTTACCGCCGGAATAACCGCCGAAGATCGGCATCTGCTCCATCATTATCACATCACCGTTGGCGACCCAGCCGGCTATCATGTTCAGACCGGACATGTCTATTTTAAGCTCGTTGAGCTGGGATACCTCATGTGCGTCGTGGGGTTTGAGCCCGAACTTTGTTAGGTCCGAACAAAGTCGTCCCGCGGTGGACAAGGGAGTCTCCGGGCCCTATATGCCGAGCCCGGGCCTGCCCGCCATATTGGCAGCCTCTCTTACGAATCCTATCTCTGCCAATGTGGCACGTATCTCCCAGGGAGTGTTTGTGATCGAAGGATGTTTTTTGATGGTGTTCAAGACGCCGCTCACCAGCACATCGACCGTTGCTTCCTGTGCATAGGACTGCATCATAGGTACGAAAATATCTTCCGATACAGGAGCGCCCGTCGGACCTCCTTCGATGATCGGAGGTGTACTAGGATTGCCGCGCCTGGGTACGCAGGAGACCTCTTCTTTGCCGGATCCCAGCTTGATACTTTTTGGCGACCGTCTTATTCCCTCGTATACCTCTTCTTCGGATATCTGCAGTGCCCTTCCGATATCGGTATTATAGAATCCGGTCGTGCAAAGCATCTCCACTCCGGCCTGGAATAGTCTGTCGCAGAGATCGTCATCATCGGGAATTATATCGTCAGAGAAATTGATATCGTATTTTTCTCTCATTGCCATGGCGTTCGTCGGCACTATAACGTAGTCCCAGCTGTCCTCTCGCACCCTTTTGCCATT of Methanomassiliicoccaceae archaeon contains these proteins:
- the pylC gene encoding 3-methylornithine--L-lysine ligase PylC, whose protein sequence is MRLAIVGGALQGMEAVYLSKRAGYETVVIDRKTYAPALSLADEAHVMDPIKDPDSAMKIFSDCDAVIPACEELDLLKLLDLKLKGTGIPLLFDMKSYEISCSKERSNILMDKAGVPLPRPWPECGFPVIVKPSCQSGSVGVTAARNEEERQAGLRKVSELNDVPIVQEFVSGRSISIEAIGNGEKARAYVTTEVVLDRKYDCKMVRCNPDIISHEEDEMFRDVCRKTAELMHLKALMDMEAIDTPRGLRVLEIDARIPSQTPAAIDAGSGINLLKELADCAMGKVPSGKNTRRAGVYEHYVFRNGILSTSGEKEFGHIRNPRICAGLFGSDRMITDYEPGKAEWHATVITEGRDEADADRKRMAVRDRMICESEAKAFDDGSPELV
- the pylD gene encoding 3-methylornithyl-N6-L-lysine dehydrogenase PylD, encoding MTRLTEDMIDEIPRTARKRSEDLRQAVGMDLKTLAFRAIGEDPEKYDLSKYVTASVPITAGLGVIGGFSQSVSAILESMGFRSFVTSRTDIDGIYEALEKEADILFTADDVRYIAYNRRTGVYSDNSFATAAGYAEALDGAAGGLKGKNVLVVGAGLVGTDAVRILTSKGATVSITDVLIGKAEKLASEYGATAIASIEKAISSHKYILNASPGLIPGRLVIEGAVISSPGVPFSFDAEGVDKADTIIHDPLDIGTAVMAAECVTSRK
- the pylSc gene encoding pyrrolysine--tRNA(Pyl) ligase large subunit codes for the protein MVVRYTESQIQKLREYGDGPVDLSEFSDAAERDISFTKLMAAEMSANDAAIKDMVSNPRGHDLVQLERELSKALMDAGFVEVRTPTIISKAALAKMTITEDHPLYRQVFFIDSKRCLRPMLAPNLYYYMRKLRDHTDDTIRFFEIGSCFRKESHSGRHLEEFTMLNLVEQGQIEDPVADLREFIDIVMDTVGMKYETAREESDVYVETLDVEVDGVEVASGAVGPHILDAAHDIHEPWCGIGFGLERLLAMKNGKNSVRKTGRSLTYMNGRKID